A genomic window from Micromonospora violae includes:
- a CDS encoding ABC transporter ATP-binding protein, translated as MVRETPGGDLRLANLTKRFGVVTAVDELNLTIEQGSFFALLGASGCGKTTTLRMIAGLEEPTSGQVLLGDRDITRLRPYRRPVNTVFQSYALFPHLNVFENVAFGLRRRGIRSVDDEVTRMLSLVQLDGYGNRRPAQLSGGQQQRVALARALINRPQVLLLDEPLGALDLTLRRQMQIELKRIQAEVGVTFVHVTHDQEEAMTMADTVAVMNAGRIEQLGPPADLYELPSTAFVATFLGQSNLLAGEATAVVGGDVAVTAHGTRFSVPAGRSRADHGPVHLGVRPEKLMLVGSADQVPAGHQHVAGVVTDASYVGVSTQYLLRTGWGTEVSVFAANSGSSTRLAVGSEAVAYWDPQHAFLLPRDTVDSDRTSAGRDEPVGVSR; from the coding sequence ATGGTGCGCGAGACACCCGGCGGCGACCTGCGCCTGGCCAACCTCACCAAACGGTTCGGCGTCGTCACCGCGGTCGACGAGCTGAACCTGACCATCGAGCAGGGTTCGTTCTTCGCGCTGCTCGGCGCGTCCGGCTGCGGCAAGACCACCACGTTGCGGATGATCGCCGGCCTGGAGGAGCCGACCAGCGGCCAGGTGCTGCTCGGCGACCGGGACATCACCCGGCTGCGACCGTACCGGCGACCGGTCAACACCGTCTTCCAGAGCTACGCGCTCTTCCCGCACCTCAACGTCTTCGAGAACGTGGCCTTCGGGCTGCGCCGACGCGGCATCCGCTCGGTCGACGACGAGGTCACCCGGATGCTGTCGCTCGTGCAGCTCGACGGCTACGGCAACCGCCGTCCCGCCCAGCTCTCCGGCGGTCAGCAGCAGCGGGTCGCACTGGCCCGCGCGCTGATCAACCGACCGCAGGTGCTGCTGCTCGACGAACCGCTGGGCGCTCTCGACCTCACGCTGCGCCGGCAGATGCAGATCGAGCTGAAGCGCATCCAGGCCGAGGTCGGCGTCACCTTCGTCCACGTCACCCACGACCAGGAGGAGGCCATGACCATGGCCGACACCGTCGCGGTGATGAACGCCGGCCGGATCGAACAACTCGGCCCACCGGCCGACCTCTACGAACTGCCGTCCACCGCCTTCGTGGCGACCTTCCTCGGCCAGTCCAACCTGCTCGCCGGCGAGGCCACCGCCGTCGTCGGCGGCGACGTCGCGGTGACGGCGCACGGCACCCGCTTCTCCGTGCCCGCCGGCCGGTCCCGGGCCGACCACGGCCCGGTCCACCTGGGGGTACGCCCGGAGAAGCTGATGCTGGTCGGCTCCGCCGACCAGGTGCCCGCCGGGCATCAACACGTCGCCGGTGTGGTCACCGACGCCTCCTACGTGGGGGTCAGCACGCAGTACCTGCTGCGCACCGGCTGGGGTACCGAGGTGTCGGTCTTCGCCGCCAACAGCGGATCGTCGACGCGGCTGGCGGTCGGCAGCGAGGCCGTCGCGTACTGGGATCCGCAGCACGCGTTCCTGCTGCCCCGCGACACCGTCGACAGTGACCGGACGTCGGCGGGGCGCGACGAACCGGTGGGTGTGTCGCGGTGA
- a CDS encoding ABC transporter permease, protein MTLRAPSGPAHPTPAARSGGRRLLPYLLLLPGAAWLLLFFGVPLVQLAAASLYDPSGSLSTGYAMTWAFGNYPDVVQAYWPQFLRSFGYAGSALVLALLLGYPLAYAIAQRAGRWKNLLLVCVVAPMFTSFLVRTLAWKTILSDHGALVGLLRDVHLLGPDGRLLATPFAVVLGLTYNFLPFLVLPLYVSLERMDRRVLEAAADLYANPVQVFRRVTLPLSRPGLVAGTLLFFIPASGDYINAELLGTPNEYMIGNVIDSAFLVRLDYPQGAALSFLLMAAILAVVFGYLRRAGTEDVL, encoded by the coding sequence GTGACCCTCCGGGCTCCGAGCGGGCCGGCGCATCCGACACCGGCAGCCCGGTCCGGGGGGCGCCGGCTCCTGCCGTACCTCCTGTTGTTGCCCGGCGCGGCCTGGCTGTTGCTCTTCTTCGGTGTGCCGCTGGTGCAGTTGGCGGCGGCCAGCCTGTACGACCCCAGCGGTTCGCTCTCCACCGGGTACGCGATGACCTGGGCGTTCGGCAACTACCCGGACGTGGTGCAGGCGTACTGGCCGCAGTTTCTGCGCTCGTTCGGCTATGCCGGATCGGCCCTGGTGCTGGCGCTGCTGCTGGGTTACCCGCTGGCCTACGCCATCGCGCAGCGGGCCGGCCGGTGGAAGAACCTGCTGCTGGTGTGCGTCGTCGCGCCGATGTTCACCAGCTTCCTGGTCCGCACGCTGGCCTGGAAGACGATCCTGTCGGACCACGGCGCGCTGGTAGGTCTGCTGCGTGACGTGCACCTGCTCGGCCCGGACGGCCGGCTGCTGGCCACGCCGTTCGCGGTGGTGCTCGGCCTCACGTACAACTTCCTGCCGTTCCTGGTGCTGCCGCTGTACGTCAGCCTGGAGCGAATGGACCGCCGGGTGCTGGAGGCGGCAGCCGACCTGTACGCGAACCCGGTGCAGGTGTTCCGCCGGGTGACACTGCCGCTGTCCAGGCCCGGCCTGGTCGCCGGCACGCTGCTGTTCTTCATCCCGGCCAGCGGCGACTACATCAACGCGGAACTGCTCGGCACCCCGAACGAATACATGATCGGCAACGTGATCGACTCGGCGTTCCTGGTGCGACTGGACTACCCGCAGGGTGCCGCGCTGTCGTTCCTGCTGATGGCGGCGATCCTCGCGGTGGTCTTCGGTTACCTGCGTCGGGCGGGGACGGAGGACGTGCTGTGA
- a CDS encoding ABC transporter permease: protein MRLSRWLADRWVMIVALLVLGYLALPVLVVAALSFNRPSSRLSYDFNEFTLDNWRQPCATSDMCAAVVRSVQIGFLATVVATVLGTLMAFALVRHRFRGRSGINVLVFLPMAAPEVVMGTSLLALFVSAGVPQGFWTIVIAHVMFCLSFVVVTVKARLAGMDRRLEEAAMDLYASEWQTFRRITLPLVFPGIVAAALLAFSLSFDDFIITNFNAGTTVTFPMYVWGAAQRGIPPQVNVIGTAMFAVALLLVGLSSLRGRWRRLR, encoded by the coding sequence GTGAGATTGTCCCGCTGGCTGGCGGACCGCTGGGTGATGATCGTGGCGTTGCTGGTACTCGGCTACCTGGCGCTACCGGTCCTGGTGGTGGCCGCGCTGTCGTTCAACCGGCCGTCGAGCCGGCTGTCGTACGACTTCAACGAGTTCACCCTCGACAACTGGCGGCAGCCGTGCGCCACCTCGGACATGTGCGCCGCCGTGGTCCGCAGCGTGCAGATCGGCTTCCTCGCCACCGTGGTCGCCACCGTGCTCGGCACCCTGATGGCGTTCGCGCTGGTCCGGCACCGCTTCCGCGGCCGGTCCGGGATCAACGTGCTGGTCTTCCTGCCGATGGCCGCCCCCGAGGTGGTGATGGGCACGTCGTTGCTGGCCCTGTTCGTGTCGGCGGGCGTACCGCAGGGATTCTGGACGATTGTGATCGCGCACGTGATGTTCTGCCTGTCGTTCGTGGTGGTCACCGTGAAGGCGCGGCTCGCCGGGATGGATCGGCGGCTGGAGGAGGCGGCCATGGACCTCTACGCCAGCGAGTGGCAGACCTTCCGGCGGATCACCCTGCCGCTGGTGTTCCCCGGCATCGTGGCCGCCGCGTTGCTGGCCTTCTCGTTGAGCTTCGACGACTTCATCATCACGAACTTCAACGCCGGCACCACTGTCACGTTCCCGATGTACGTCTGGGGCGCTGCCCAGCGTGGCATCCCACCGCAGGTCAACGTGATCGGCACCGCGATGTTCGCGGTGGCGCTGCTGCTCGTCGGGCTCAGTTCGCTACGCGGCCGGTGGAGACGCCTGCGGTGA
- a CDS encoding G5 domain-containing protein, with amino-acid sequence MQPPQNPGSPYPPPFGQAPQPNWFRRASPGRRAAVILGSVTLSILLLCCAGTAIVSALTGEGDQARPGTAAEPPPQQPILAAPGEPTEEAPVQEESPLAEPSSAVPSPADAVAAPVVQVTTVTEQAAIRYSERTVKDSSLTAGKRVVRTKGVNGVRTLTYEVTTTDGVRTAKKLVKSAVTKQPVTQVVAVGTKKPTSSKCDPNYSGCVPIASDVDCAGGSGNGPAYVSGPIRVIGNDIYDLDRDGDGIACD; translated from the coding sequence ATGCAACCACCACAGAACCCGGGGTCGCCGTACCCGCCACCGTTCGGCCAGGCGCCCCAACCGAACTGGTTCCGCCGGGCCAGCCCCGGCCGCCGGGCCGCCGTGATCCTCGGCTCGGTGACCCTGTCGATCCTGCTGCTCTGCTGCGCCGGCACCGCCATCGTCAGCGCGTTGACCGGCGAGGGGGACCAGGCGCGGCCCGGCACCGCCGCTGAGCCGCCGCCGCAGCAGCCGATCCTGGCGGCCCCCGGCGAGCCGACCGAGGAGGCCCCCGTTCAGGAGGAGTCGCCGCTCGCCGAGCCCTCGTCGGCCGTACCCAGCCCGGCCGACGCGGTAGCCGCGCCCGTGGTGCAGGTGACGACCGTGACGGAGCAGGCCGCGATCAGGTACAGCGAGCGGACCGTCAAGGACTCGTCATTGACCGCAGGCAAGCGGGTCGTCCGGACCAAGGGCGTGAACGGCGTCCGAACCTTGACGTACGAGGTGACCACCACCGACGGGGTGCGGACGGCCAAGAAGTTGGTCAAGTCCGCCGTGACGAAGCAGCCGGTGACCCAGGTCGTCGCCGTAGGCACCAAGAAGCCGACGTCGTCGAAGTGCGACCCGAACTACAGCGGCTGCGTCCCGATCGCCAGCGACGTCGACTGCGCGGGTGGGAGTGGCAACGGCCCCGCCTACGTCAGCGGACCGATCAGAGTGATCGGCAACGACATCTACGACCTGGACCGAGACGGCGACGGCATAGCCTGCGACTAA
- a CDS encoding DUF559 domain-containing protein — translation MRRLTELSRLHRLTRSVYAPSADQARRLAAIFQRLPASAVVGFHTGAQLHGFGDVQSPEVHVIVPAGERIPRIRDVVIHEAVLPVRDPVLLVGVPCAPAARCAVDLARSLHRMEAMPLLDLCLRVGACQPEELRVEVARHDRLRGVCQARDLVPRADPRAECRQESQLRLVLMDGGLPTPEPQVWVRDSSGIPLYRLDLGYRRHRVGVEYDGSSHLDRARLRRDRARANWLAANGWQMRHFTDHDLYRRPAYIIRTLIPLLCP, via the coding sequence GTGCGCAGGCTGACCGAGCTGTCCCGTTTGCACCGGCTGACGCGGAGCGTCTACGCGCCATCGGCCGACCAGGCCAGGCGGCTCGCGGCAATCTTCCAGCGGCTGCCCGCGAGCGCCGTCGTCGGCTTTCACACCGGCGCGCAGCTGCATGGCTTCGGCGACGTGCAAAGCCCTGAAGTGCACGTGATTGTGCCAGCAGGGGAGAGGATCCCCCGCATACGAGACGTGGTTATCCACGAGGCGGTGCTGCCGGTGCGCGACCCGGTGCTGCTGGTCGGGGTGCCCTGTGCGCCCGCCGCCAGGTGCGCAGTGGACCTGGCCCGGTCGTTGCATCGGATGGAAGCGATGCCGCTGCTGGACCTTTGCCTTCGCGTAGGCGCCTGTCAGCCCGAGGAACTCAGGGTCGAGGTCGCTCGGCACGACCGGCTGCGTGGAGTCTGTCAGGCACGCGATCTCGTGCCACGCGCCGATCCTCGGGCAGAGTGCCGGCAGGAGAGTCAGCTGCGCCTGGTGCTGATGGACGGCGGTCTGCCAACGCCCGAGCCGCAGGTCTGGGTCCGGGACAGCAGCGGGATACCGCTCTACCGCCTGGATCTTGGATATCGGCGACACCGCGTCGGTGTCGAGTACGACGGGTCGTCCCATCTGGACCGTGCCCGCCTCCGGCGCGATCGGGCTCGAGCGAACTGGCTCGCCGCCAACGGCTGGCAAATGCGCCACTTCACGGACCACGACCTCTACCGCCGCCCCGCCTACATCATCCGAACCCTGATCCCCCTCCTCTGCCCCTAG